Proteins co-encoded in one Medicago truncatula cultivar Jemalong A17 chromosome 8, MtrunA17r5.0-ANR, whole genome shotgun sequence genomic window:
- the LOC112417175 gene encoding hydroquinone glucosyltransferase, which yields FFQYASVKDQRFNQIIKGVSVNTHAKKINKFSYFSQLSFSQEQIVELAFGLESSNQKFLWVVRAPNSSSSSAAYFSVSAQNDVDPLQFLPCGFIERTKDQGMVIPSWAPQVQILSHRSVGGFLSHCGWNSTLESVVHGVPLITWPLFAEQRTNSVLLSEGLKVGLRPRVHENGIVERVEVAKVIKCLMEGEELKWSNMKELKEAASNALKEDGSSTKTISQLTLKWRSLVQENKF from the coding sequence ttttttcaatatgcatCTGTCAAAGATCAAAGATTCAACCAAATAATCAAAGGAGTAAGTGTTAATACACATGCcaagaaaattaataaattttcttaCTTTTCTCAGTTGTCTTTTTCACAAGAACAAATTGTTGAGCTGGCTTTCGGTCTGGAATCGAGTAATCAGAAATTCTTATGGGTTGTAAGAGCACCAAATAGTAGTTCATCTAGTGCAGCATACTTTTCAGTTTCAGCACAAAATGATGTTGACCCTTTGCAATTTTTACCATGTGGGTTCATAGAGAGAACCAAGGATCAAGGGATGGTTATTCCATCATGGGCACCACAGGTTCAAATCCTTAGTCACAGATCAGTTGGTGGTTTCTTGAGTCACTGTGGCTGGAATTCAACCCTTGAGAGTGTGGTGCATGGTGTGCCACTAATCACATGGCCTCTTTTTGCCGAGCAGAGAACGAATTCGGTTTTGTTGagtgagggactaaaagtgggACTGAGGCCAAGAGTTCATGAAAATGGCATTGTGGAAAGGGTAGAGGTTGCTAAGGTGATCAAGTGTCTCATGGAAGGAGAAGAACTAAAGTGGAGTAATATGAAAGAACTAAAAGAAGCTGCTTCTAATGCACTCAAAGAAGATGGTTCTTCGACAAAGACTATTTCTCAATTAACACTCAAGTGGAGAAGCTTGGTGCAGGAAAACAAGTTTTAA